One Lepus europaeus isolate LE1 chromosome X, mLepTim1.pri, whole genome shotgun sequence genomic window carries:
- the LOC133752540 gene encoding putative testis-expressed protein 13C has translation MAVDFGDHASGFRHNEVIRFINNEVLMNGGGPEFYVAFRSRSWNEVEDRLQAVVVDPQVPRSLKRACAWSALALAVRAAARQREQQAVSLHQLLEQVEEREAASVALASELQRVREEREGVSAQLRYTQAALQQATDERDLMRWRLLQAEKSSQACQLPQEVVRGPRVDQLAAIAWPLGEEQREVVALGAQGVPHLEAQMPVPGTLLYMPTPGPWVPAMQPPLPISVTYPYPCHAPLPMGFPYATPVAPPAVLMESEAVGSSATGTSTALAESASQFHPEMISPAGVWATVGSQEAMGHLCDPNCNGWFKYPENLQGGSYPADTRSNCQGEEPGCPHGTAPLGHNSIPEKKEVIMMPQGLVPLGQSGSHDPKKEPEMPQGVTPIGQSSNPDQKNDPVMLQEVEPLGQNSSLDQKKDQMMPQRMATLVQSSRDQKKDLVMPQETAPEGLSSNNNQKKDPVMSQGTVPLGQSSSPGQVNYPVNPVMPNKVAPLEPSSHLAQKRDPVTPQGMSTVAQSSSHTQKKVPVVPNESTLLGHRSNYDEKKNPAVLQETAPLRQSSSQGPKKDPLMPQAKAPLGESSSYCQKKDTLKPNGIATLGPSSSLGQIKDSVMLNGMGPVKENSSLNQKKATVMPQGTAPLGQSSSHDLKKYPVSLGLSSNFDQKEDTVVPYGKVCFGHNSNHSKEEHPEKHLATPLSDSKNSSVKKCLKKQQVPSQKAKQPKGKKASEFQQQQAAPGCNPMNWDCPWCKSSNFSWRTSCYRCKKICVPIKSGGVDPGKTH, from the coding sequence ATGGCTGTGGACTTTGGGGATCACGCCAGTGGTTTCCGCCACAATGAGGTGATCCGTTTTATCAACAATGAAGTCCTCATGAATGGCGGCGGCCCTGAATTCTACGTGGCCTTCCGCTCCCGATCCTGGAATGAAGTCGAGGACCGGCTTCAGGCAGTCGTGGTCGACCCGCAGGTACCGCGGTCCCTCAAGAGGGCCTGCGCCTGGAGTGCGCTGGCTTTGGCTGTGAGAGCTGCCgcgaggcagagggagcagcaggcTGTTAGCCTCCATCAGCTGCTGGAGCAGGTAGAGGAGCGTGAAGCGGCATCTGTGGCTCTAGCTTCTGAGCTACAGCGGGTGCGTGAGGAGCGCGAGGGGGTATCTGCACAGCTACGGTACACACAGGCCGCCCTGCAGCAGGCGACAGATGAGCGGGACCTTATGCGCTGGAGGCTGCTCCAAGCTGAAAAGTCTTCACAGGCTTGCCAGCTGCCCCAGGAGGTTGTCCGAGGTCCAAGAGTTGACCAGCTTGCTGCTATAGCATGGCCCCTGGGTGAAGAGCAAAGAGAGGTGGTGGCCTTGGGGGCACAAGGCGTGCCACATTTGGAGGCCCAAATGCCAGTCCCAGGAACTTTACTTTACATGCCAACACCAGGTCCCTGGGTTCCGGCGATGCAACCCCCTCTGCCAATATCAGTGACATATCCGTACCCATGCCATGCACCATTGCCAATGGGATTCCCATATGCAACACCTGtagcaccacctgcagtactaATGGAGTCAGAAGCGGTAGGATCATCAGCAACAGGGACATCAACTGCACTGGCAGAAAGTGCTTCCCAGTTCCATCCTGAAATGATCTCCCCAGCTGGTGTGTGGGCTACAGTGGGGTCCCAAGAGGCAATGGGCCATTTGTGTGACCCGAATTGCAATGGCTGGTTTAAATATCCTGAAAACCTCCAGGGGGGAAGTTATCCGGCGGACACTAGAAGCAACTGCCAAGGGGAAGAACCTGGGTGTCCCCATGGGACAGCCCCCTTGGGACACAACAGCATCCcggaaaaaaaggaagttatAATGATGCCCCAGGGGTTGGTCCCTTTGGGACAAAGTGGCAGCCATGACCCAAAGAAAGAACCAGAGATGCCGCAGGGAGTGACTCCCATAGGACAGAGTAGCAACCCGGACCAGAAAAACGATCCAGTAATGCTCCAGGAGGTGGAGCCCCTGGGACAGAATAGCAGCCTTGACCAGAAAAAAGATCAGATGATGCCTCAGAGGATGGCCACCTTGGTACAGAGTAGCCGTGATCAGAAGAAAGATTTAGTGATGCCTCAGGAGACAGCCCCAGAAGGACTGAGCAGCAACAACAACCAAAAGAAAGATCCAGTGATGTCCCAGGGAACGGTCCCCCTGGGACAGAGTAGCAGCCCTGGCCAGGTGAATTATCCAGTAAATCCAGTAATGCCAAATAAGGTCGCCCCCCTGGAACCCAGCAGCCACCTTGCCCAGAAGAGAGATCCAGTGACACCCCAGGGGATGTCCACTGTTGCACAGAGCAGCAGCCACACCCAGAAGAAAGTTCCAGTGGTGCCCAATGAAAGCACCCTCCTGGGGCATAGAAGCAACtatgatgaaaagaaaaatccagCAGTGCTCCAAGAGACAGCCCCACTGAGACAGAGCAGCAGTCAGGGCCCGAAGAAAGATCCACTGATGCCCCAGGCAAAGGCCCccctgggagagagcagcagCTATTGCCAAAAGAAAGATACACTGAAGCCCAATGGCATTGCCACCTTGGGACCAAGCAGCAGCCTTGGCCAGATCAAAGATTCAGTGATGCTCAATGGAATGGGTCCTGTGAAAGAGAACAGCAGCCTGAACCAAAAGAAAGCTACTGTGATGCCCCAGGGGACAGCCCCTCTGGGACAGAGTAGCAGCCACGACCTGAAGAAATATCCAGTCTCCCTGGGACTCAGCAGCAACTTTGACCAAAAAGAAGATACAGTGGTGCCCTATGGGAAGGTCTGCTTCGGGCACAACAGTAATCATAGCAAGGAGGAACATCCAGAGAAACACCTGGCAACCCCTCTGAGTGACAGCAAGAACAGTAGTGTGAAGAAATGCTTAAAGAAACAGCAGGTTCCATCTCAGAAAGCTAAGCAACCAAAAGGGAAAAAAGCCTCAGAATTCCAACAACAGCAGGCTGCCCCGGGCTGTAATCCAATGAATTGGGACTGTCCTTGGTGTAAATCTAGTAATTTTTCATGGCGTACATCCTGCTATAGATGCAAGAAAATCTGTGTGCCAATTAAAAGTGGAGGTGTTGACCCAGGGAAAACTCACTAA